The nucleotide window TAGTGCAAAAGCAGTAGCTTGGATACCATTACCACAAGCAGAATCTAAGATAGAGATGTTTTTATTAGAATAAGATTGTAATAACTCCATATGGTTCTTGGCATATTCAAATTCACGCAACTCCTCAGTAGACATGTCGCCATATAAAGCACTATATAGCCAACCCATTTTATCATAGTCTGGTTTTTCATTATTATTCATATATAATTACTCCTTTCTTATAAATAGTAGATATTATTTACAATAGTCATCCATATCATATAAACCTACCGGTTGCTTTTTTATCCATTTTGCTATTGATACAGCACCACTAGCAAATGCTTTTCTTGATGAAATTTGATGTTTTAATTCAATAACTTCATCATTTGAGTTTGAAAAAACTACTTTATGTTCCCCTACAATATTTCCACCGCGTATACTAAAAATAGGTATATCTTCTTTAGTAAGTTTTGTATTCGCCTTGATTAATGCATCTTGTATCATTTCTGCAGTTCCACTGGGGGCATCCTTTTTTTGATTATGATGGTATTCGATTATGCTGATATCTGTGTCTTTACTAATTTTTTTACCTATAAACTTTATTGTTTCGATAAAATTATGAAATTCAATACTAAAGTTTCCTGTCTTAAATACAGGAATAGTATTAGCTAAATCTTCAATTTTTTTTATGTCTTCTATATTGAATCCAGTTGTACTAATCACAAGTGGTTTTCTCATTTTCATGTATTTATCAAAGTTATTAGACATAAAGTTCTTTGCATTTGTACAATCGATAAATACATCACAATTTTTTGCCTCAAGAATTTCATCTATAATAGGGATGTCTTTAAAGCTAGTGCTAATAAGCGAAGAAATATCTTTTCCAATATATTCACTATCTTTTCTTCCAATAACATATGTTAATTTAACATCATCATTTTCTAAAATAGTATTGATAATCATACGACCTAGTTTTCCGGTACCACCAACAACGGCTATTCTTGTCATTTTATCACCTCTTTAAATTTAGCATTAATTAGTGAGATATATAGATAATAATATTTAAAATCTGACTTTAATTATTATTAATAAAAGGAATATTTAGATGAATAGTGCGGAATATATTATATATTTTACCATTAATGTATATAATATAAAATAGTTACTGGGGTTAATAATGTACATTTTATAAAACAAAAAGAATGGTCTAAGGGAAGGGCCATTCTTTCGCTATATATTTAAAAGGAAAATACTATAAAAAAACTACTATTGTTATTAACAACAACTATAATATAACAGTCCTTTGTGATAACAATATGATTAGTGCAAGAATTTCATATGAATTTCATAAATTATGTCACAGGGTACCATTCGTTCATATACACAGAATCATAGATTTCTAAACCTCTTTTAACTCTTCTTGATAGTGAGTAATTATTGAGTCATATTTTGATCTTTTCTAATTTTTAACATTGTCTCACCGATTTTCATAAATTTCCTCCTTGATTCACATTATGGTTTTAATATTAATATAAGTCTAGCAATGGTTCTTTTACATTTGATTTTTTCTTCGCAAATATTCTTTGCATCGTGATTTTTCGGTATTCATAGTATCTTCATTAGAAAATTATTGCCCTAAATATTTTTTTGAAAGAATCATAAATTCTTTCATAGCAGGAGAAATCCATTTATCTTTATGATATAGGACTTGAGAAACTATATTTAGATTTGGACCGCAATAATTTAATTTTACTAGTTTACCGCTTTCCAGTTCTTCTTTTACTGCTACTTTAGGAAGCATAGTTATACCTAATCCACTTATGGTAAATTGTTTTATTGCTTGTACGCTGGAAGTTTCAAGAGCAATTTTAGGTTTTATATTATTTTCTTTTAATATGTTTTCCAATGCAGCTCTATAACTGCAGCCTTTATCTGTAAGAATAAAAAATTGATCTTTTAAATCTATAGGGTAGATTGTATCTTTATGAACAAGAGGATTAGATGTATTTGAAAGTAATAGCATTTCTTCTTCTATCTCAGTATCAGCAATAAAGTCCTCTGAATCTATTTTCCTACCTAGTGAGAAAGCAATATCAATTAAATTGTTCTTTAGCATATCTCGGAATGTAGAGCAGTTTCCAAAAGTTAATGATATATCTACTTCAGGATATAGATTTTTGTATTCTTTAAGAATCTTAGGAAGCCGTAGTACACATAAAGATTCTGCTGCACCGATAACTAATGTACCACTTGGTTTTTCTTCGTTAAAAACAGCAGTCCTTATTTCATTATCTAATTTTAACATCTGTTTTGCATAAGGTATCAGTTTAGTTCCTTCGTAAGTTAAGGAGATACTTTTTCCCATTCTTTCAAATAATCGAACACCTAGTTCTTCTTCCAATAATTTAATTTGTGTAGTTATAGTTGATTGAGCATAGCCTAATTCATTAGCTGCTGCTGTAAAGTTTTGAAGTTTACTTATAGTTAAAAATGTATTTAATTGCCTGAGATCCATATTATCACCGCCATCGAAAAATTTGATTGTTTTAATTTAAATTATCAATTTTACTAATGATATCTGTAGGAATATAATACCATATAAATAGGAAAAAATGTATGAGGTGATTAATATGGAAAGAAAGTTGCAGGTGGGAATTATTGGAGCCACAGGAATGATAGGTCAAAAATTTATTACATTATTAAAGGATCATCCATGGTTTGAAGTAAAATTAGTGGCGGCAAGTAAAAAATCAGCAGGAGTAACTTATGAAGAAGCAGTGAAGGGAAGGTGGAAGATGAAAGAAGATATACCGGCATCAGTAAGAAAACTGATAGTAAAAGATGGAGAAAGTGTAGAAGAAATTTGCATGGAAGTAGATTTTGTATTTTGTGCTATTTCGCTTAATAAAGAAGAAACAAAACTTTTAGAGGAAGCTTATGCAAAGCATGAGACACCGGTGATATCAAATAATTCAGCTAATAGATATGTTGAAGATGTACCTATGTTAATACCAGAAATAAATTATAATCATATAGATATAATTAATGAGCAAAGGAAAAGACTTAGAACAAAAAGGGGATTTATTGCAGTGAAGCCAAATTGCTCAATTCAAAGTTATGTACCAGCTATAACGCCACTTCTAAATCAAGGAGTAGAATCTATTTTAGCTTGTACGTATCAAGCTATATCTGGTGCTGGAAAGAAACTTAGTGATTATCCTCAATTAATAGATAACGTTATTCCATATATAAGTGGGGAAGAAGAAAAAAGTGAAAAGGAGCCATTAAAAATTTGGGGTAGTATAAAGAATAATAAGATTGTTAATGCAAGTAATCCAATAATAACTACTCAATGTGTAAGAGTTCCTGTGGAAGATGGACATTTAGCGGCAGTGTATTTTAATTTAAAAAATAAGATATCAAAGGAAGATATATTAAGAGCATGGGAAGAGTATAAAATACCAGATGTAGTAGCTTCATTACCAAGTACACCAAGGAAGTTTCTAAGATACTTAAAAGAAGAAGATAGACCACAAACAAGACTGGATAGAGATTATGAAAATGGTATGGGGATAACAATAGGGCGATTAAGAGATGATTCTTTATTTGATTATAAATTTATATCAGTATCACATAACACAGTGAGAGGAGCAGCAGGAGGAGGAATACTATCAGCAGAACTTTTGTACAAGACTGGATATATTAATAAGAAGTAGAGAATATTATTTTCTACATTAAACTATCAATTTAATTCTATAATTTGGTTTTCGCGAGAATGAAAATTAAATAGAAATAAATAATTTTTATAATAAAGAAGAAAATAAGAAAAAAAGCTTTATCGCATGTAAAAAACCAGCAAAAAGTGTTGTAAAATGACAAAATATGAATTATTATAGTCGTATATTAAAATATGTAAATTAAGTAAAATTAACGAAGGATAAACTAGGGGAATATTCAAAAATTAAATTCAGTAGTTAATAAAGAGAAACATGGGGGTAAAGGAATGAATAAAAATAAAATTGCTAGTATTTTTATAGCTACATCGATATTTACAACAACAGTTTTAGGAGGATCACAAGCTTTTGCAGCTAGCAACTTGTTTTCAGATAATTTTGAAAAAGGTACAAGTAAGTGGACAACTACAAAAGGTAAGTGGACTACTTCTTCATATAATGGAAGTAAGGTTTATAAACAAAGTGATAAAACTGTAAATGCAATAAGTAAGGCAGGAGAAGCTTCTTGGACAAATTATTCTGTGGAATCAGAAATTACTGTAGATTCATTCAATAGCGGTAATAGAGTTATGCTTTGTGGTAGATTTACAGATATAAACAATCACTATGCAGTAGCAATAAAGAGTGATAGATTAGAGTTAAGAAAAAGAGTAAATGGAGTAACAACAACTTTAAAGACTGTAAGTATGAAGTTTGAGACAAAGAAAACTTATAAAATAAAGTTAGAATTGAATGGTAAAACAATAAAGGCTTATGTAAATGGTTCGGTAAAGGCAACTGCTACAGATAGTGCTATTAGTAAAGGTGCTATATCTGTATTTACTGCAAAGACAGCTGCTAAATATGATAATGTAGTTGTAAAGTCTATTGATGGTTCAACATCAACAGATTCATCAAATGATACAACATCAAATGGATCTAATTCAAGTGATTCAACATCAAATGGTTCATCAAATAGTTCAACATCAACAGGTCAATATGGTAATGGTACAGGTGCTACAGCCAATGGTACTACAATAACAGTAACATCATCAGGTACGACACTTGAAAAAGCAATTTCTCAAGCAAAATCAGGAGATACTATATTAATAAAAGGTACTGTTAAGTCTGGATCAGTAAAATTAAAAGGTGATAATATCACAATAAAAGGAGAAAGTGGTGCAAAAATTGATTTCTCTAGCACATCTTCTGGAGGAAGAGGTATCACAATAACAGGTAAAAATAATACTATACAAGATCTTGAAATATATAATGCTAAAGATAATGCTATATATGTAGATGGTGGAAGCTATAATAGATTTGAAAATTTAGACATCCATGACAATGCAGATACTGGATTACAAATTTCAAATGGTGGAGCAAACAATTATATGTACAATTGTTACTCTCATCATAATTATGATTCAAAGGGAGAAAATCCAGATGGATTTGCAGTAAAGCTTCATTCTGGTGAAGGAAATGTTTTTGAAAAATGTAAAGCAGAATATAATGTAGATGATGGTTGGGATTTCTATGCTGCACATGGTGCAGTAACATTAGTAGATTGTGAAGCAAACTACAATGGTGAAGTAAATGGTGTAACTGGTGATGGTAATGGATTTAAGCTTGGTGGCGTAGATAATAAAGAATCAGGTAAAGCTGCTCATTTAGATCCACTAAATCACTTATTAATAAATTGTTCTGCAAAAGGAAATAAAAAGAATGGATTTGATAGAAATAATCAAAGCGGGGTTGTAACAATGAAAAATTGTGTTGCTGATGGTAATGAAGGTAAAAACTACAACTGGCCATTAAAGGGTAAACCATCAGCATTAGGATATGAAGTTACTTTTGGAAAGGCTATTATAGAAGATTGTACTTCAAAAAATGGAAGCAATAATATAAAGGGAGCAACATTAAAAGGAAATTGTATTGGCTTCTAATAAAAATAGGCATTGTAATTGCAATGCCTATTTTTATTTTATAGTATTCTTATCATATTAATGCTACTATTGTTGTGATGTTTTCCTAGTTAACATTATTATCAAAACTATTAATAGTATTATGCAACAGCTAAAAATAGATTTCTCTTTAAATACTGGTATAAGTATAGTACTAAGAACTGCACCTAAGCAGAATGATATAATTATAATAAAGTATAGAATAGATTTTTTTATAAATTCTTTGTCTTTAGTATGTATATAGCTGTGGAAATGTTCACCGGCAGATCGTAAATTACCTGTACACATAGTAGTAGCATAAGGCATACCTTGTGTTTTCCTAAAACTATTTACTTGTAGAGAACAGACAAAGGATATTATTATATTTATTAAACCATTTGGCAGGATTAATGGTAAAAATGCAACAATGGATAAAGTTATGATCTCTATAATAATTACAATATGAGTCCATTCAATTTCTTCATAAAGAGTTGAATGATTCTTAATATATTCCGTTATTAAAATGCCTGAAAAGAATGCTAAGATTGGAAATAGACAGTAAAGAGATTTAAAAAAATTTTTTTCTGCTATATTCATTGCAACAAGAACTAAATTTCCTGTTTGAGCATTAGCAAATACTCCTCCATGAAGAATATATGTATAAGCATCTAAAAAACCACCTACTAAAGCTAATAAAATACCAATCTCTATAGCTTCATCTGCTGGCATATTTTCTGATAGTTCTTTTCTCTTTAACACATGAAGTCCCCCTTTTAATAAATAGCCATATATATTAACAAATTATTGCATGAAACTATAAAAGTGTCAATTATAGAAAATAAATAGAACTTATATATCTTTTTTAATAAAAAACAAACCTGATGTTAGAAATTCAGTGAGAAATAAGTACATAAGTGATTAATATTACTGATATATGGTAAAGATTAGATATAGAGGTGATTTTATGTTGTCAAAACTATTAATAGTACTTATGTTATTTTCGGCTGTAACCATTATTTCAATTATAATGTCTATATTTAAAATATATAAAGGGGTAAAAAAAGAGAGGTTAGAAGCAACCATTAGAGAAAAAGAGTTTATTGATTCAATAAAAAAAGCAAAATGAATGTAATAAAACAAAAATAGTGGTCATTGTATGGCCATTTTTTAATGTGATAAGTTAAAAAAATTAAGAAATTAAGTTTTTTCAACATATAATGTGGAAGTTAATATATAATGGTTATAAAAATTTATATAGGTACTTGGCAGAGAAAAGGGGGAGTTTCGATGAAAGTTAAAATAGGGGTAACACCGCTGTTTAAAGCTGATAAAAGAATATGGTGGATGGTGCCAGGATATATGGAAGCTATATTAAAAGTAGGCGGAATTCCTGTTATGATTCCCCTTACTGATGATAAAGAGATTTTAGATGAAATTTTTAATGATGTAGATGGATTTCTTTTTACGGGTGGACAAGATATAAATCCACAGTTATACAATGAGGAGAAGAAAGAAAAGTGTGGTTATCAATGTGATACTAGAGATAATCAAGAGTGTTATCTTATGAGAAAAGCTCTAGAATTAGATAAACCTTTATTAGGAATTTGCAGAGGAGTTCAACTTTTAAATGTAGTAACTGGTGGAACTTTGTATCAAGATATAGATACAGAACTCAATAGAGGTATAAAGTTAGTACATAAACAACAATATCCATATAACAAAGGTACTCATGAAGTAAATATACAAAAAGACACTATACTATATGATGCTTTGGGTGAAGAAAAATTGATAGTAAATAGTCTTCATCATCAAGGTATAAAAACTATTAGTAATGACGTTGTCGTTAATGCAATAGTAACGGATGGACTTATTGAAGGAATAGAAATTCCAAAAGCTAAATTTGCGATGGCAGTGCAATGGCATCCAGAATTTATGTTTTCTGAGGATGAGTTTCAGGAAAAGATTTTTTCGATGCTTATAAAAGCTTGTGCAAGCTAACGTTATTTAGCTTGTACAAAATTTGATAATTTTGTTTTATATAAAATCAAAATGGAATTGATTCAAATAAATCAGGGTTAGAAGTTCATAAAATCACTTCTAACCCTAAGAATTATGTTTTATTAATACTATTTCATTATTGATTTCTTCTATTTTGCCATTGTGTAGGAATCTTTGAGGCTTTTCGTTTGCATATATATCATATTGATCTTCTAGTTGGTATTTTAAAATATCTAAAGTTAGAGCAGATAAAATGCCGATATCTTCATTTGCAACTTTAAATCCCATTTTAGCTGTAACATTCTCGTTAGTTAATAGTGCTTTTAGTTCAGCTATATAGTCGCAGTAATATATATTATCACTTTCTTTAACTTCATAGATAAAGCCTTGTATATATCCTTTAAGAATTGTCATAAGTGTATTAAATTCTTTTGAAGTTTTTTGAAAATTTAAATCAACATCCATATCTTTCACCACCTTACCAATATTATACTATATATTTTTGAATTTTCTAATTATTATGCATATAATTCATAGAAAATTTTAGACTATGACATAAATTTGACACAATTAATTGATATAATGAATGTGTAGTAGTTAATAAAAGTTAATTTTTTTCAAATCATTTTCCTTTTTTAAGAAAGAGAATGGCCACATAGGTCATTCTCTTTTGTGTTTATATAGGATAAATTTTGCATAAATTAACTGTATAAATATTGATAAAATTATAAAATCATGATATTATCAGTGTATATTTTAAGAGAGAGGGGGACAATTTTATGAATGGCTTGGGTTATACACCTGTTTGCAGTTGTAGTTCTATTACAAAAAATGGTACTTTATCATATTTACAGGATTACTGCGCCCTTTTTTAAGGTAAGTCATCATAAAAAGGTCCTTTTTTATATGCAGTAGCTCCTGTAAAGAACATATCTAAATAAAGATATGTTCTTTTTGCGTGTAAAAAATAAAAAAAGACAGGAGTAAGAAAATGAATAATAAATTAAAAAGAAATGTAAATATTGATTATATATATTGTTTTATAAAAAATTTCGACATATCGAGCGCTATATGGGTGTTATATATGGTTCATAAAGGATTACCACTATGGCAAATAGGTATTGTAGAAGGAATATTTCATATAGCAAGTTTCTTATTTGAGGTACCATCTGGAGCTTTAGCAGATTTATTTGGTAGAAAGAACGTTATAATTGTAGGTCGTTTATGTAGTGCAATATCGGCAGTAATAAATCTAGTGTCTAATAATATCTTGGGATTTTCAATAGGATTTACTATATCTGCATTAAGTTATAATTTGAATTCAGGTTCTGAAGAGGCTTTAGTTTACGATAGCCTTAAAAAGATTGGGGAAGAAAAGAGTTATCTTAAAGTTAATAGTAGATTGAATTTAATTATAGAAATTTCTCAAGGTTTAGCAACTTTTATAGGTGGGATATTAGCAGAATATTCTTATGTATATTGTTACATTACTGTTATTATCATATCGTTACTATCAATGATTCCAGCAATGTTATTTAAGGAAGTTCCAATGGACAGGGAAGATAATAATGATAAAGTATCAATAAAGAAACATTTTAAGGTTTGTTATGACATTATAAAAGATAATAAAGAAATATTAAAAAATTTAATCTATTTTCCAGTTATATTTACTTTTGATACAATAGTGTTTTTTTACGGACAACAATATTTTTCAGAATTAGGTCTAAACAAAATTGAGATAAGTATTGTTATGTTATTTAGTGGTATATTTTCTTGTGTTGGTTCTATTACTTGTGAGAAGGTAATTGCAGTATTTAAAGAAAATACAAAATATGCAATATCAATTTTAATGGGCGTAAGTATAGTAATGATAAGTAGCAAGAATATAGTAATATCGATAATATTTTTTGCAATAATGAATTATGCTAATTCAGTGTTATATCCTATACAGTCTGCATCATTAAATAAGTTAATACCATCAGAACAAAGGGCTACTATTATTTCAATAGATAGTATGATATTTTCATTTACAATGGTTTGTTTATTTCCAGTGTGTGGATTATTAGGGGATGTGTTTAACTTACATATTACATTTTTTATACTGGGTATAATACAAGTAATATTAATAGTATTATTGATAAATAGAAAGAATAAATAAAAGTTAATTATTGGTAGTAATTTGATAAAAATATATAATTAGATATAGAGGGGTGAGAGTCTATGTCTAATTCATACATAACAGAGAAGGCATTAGCTGATTCGCTTAAGAAACTAATGCTTTTTCGTTCAATTAAGAAGATTACAGTAAAGGAAGTTACTGATCAATGTAATATGAATAGAAGAACTTTTTATAATCATTTTAATGATACATATGAATTACTTGGTTGGTTATATGAACATGAGGTAATAGAGGAGTTAGAACAATATTATAATTTAGAAGGATGGAAAACAGCAGTTAGGCGTGTTTTAAGTTATACATTAGATAATAAGATAATATGCTTAAATACCTTCAATTCTCTTGGAAGGGAGCATTTAGAGAAGTTTTTATATGATATATTTTGTAATGCTTTTAGAGGAGTTATAGAGGATTTAACTAAAGAAATGAATATTGAAAAGGAAGTGAAGGAAGAAGTAGCAAGATTTTTTACAATAGCTATTGTAGGTGAATTTATAATATGGCTAAGAAAAGGACTAAAGGAAGATCCGGAATCAATCTTAGATAGAATAGATAGAATGATGAATGGAACACTTTATTGTATTTTATCTAAAAATAATAAAAATTTATAGTAAAAAATTTGAGAGAGCAATGGGAAAAGTTACACAGTTAAAGTTATATGTGTAATAATTTCACAGTTGCTCTTTTTTGTTTATTGTATAAATAAATATGAAAATCTATTATAAAGCTAAGATGAAATAAGGAGTGATTTTTATGGGAAATTATCAAAAAATAAATCCACTTGCACCTAAAAATATAGAAGAAAGAAAAGCTTATTTAATTGGGGGAGGAATAGGATCTTTATCTTCAGCGGCATTTTTAATTCGTGATGCTCATATGCCAGGGAAGAATATTCATATACTAGAACAATCTAAGATTTATGGTGGTTCGATGGACGGAGCGGGAACTGCTGAAGTTGGTTACACAGCTAGGGGTGGAAGAGAGATAGAAGAACATTTTGAGTGTTTTATGGATCTATATAGCTTTATTCCATCATTAAAAGATAAAAATAGAAGTGTATTAGATGAATTTAGAGAATTAAATATTGAAGAACCAATAGAATCTCATTGTCGTTTAATTCATAACAAAGGTGAAAAGGCAGATTTTTCAACATTAGGATTATCAAAAGAAAATGCAATGGAATTAGCAAAACTTCATATAGTTACAGAAGAAACACTAGGAGCAACAACTATAGCAGAATACTTTTCAGATTCATTTTTCAAGACAAACTTCTGGTATTTCTGGGCAACAATGTTTGCTTTTGAAAGGTGGCATAGTGTTGTGGAAGTTAAGAGATATATGGAAAGATTCATGCATCTTATTGGTGGAATGAATAGACTAAAAGGAATTTTGCATACAGAATATAATCAATATGATTCATTGATTTTGCCATTAATTAAGTGGTTAGAAGAAAAAGGTGTATGCTTTGATGAAGATTGTAATGTAACAGATATAGATTTCAATTTTTCTACTAGTGAAAAAGTAGCTACAAAAATATATTATGAGGATAACCATGGTAAAAATACTATAGCAGTTAATAGAGATGATTTAGTTTTATTTACTAATGGATCAATGACTCAAAATACGACAAGAGGTGATTTAAATCATCCAGCAGTAATTAATCGTTCAGAAGATAAAGGATGCTTTAGCGTATGGGAAAAAATATCTAAAAAATCTGAAGATTTTGGACATCCAGAAGTATTTTGTAGTGATATAGATAAGACTAAATGGTTATCATTTACTGTTACTTTAAAAGATGATAACATAGTATTTCCATACTTATTAAATTTAACTGGTGATAAACCAGGAATGGGAGGTCTCGTAACAATAAAAGATTCTAGCTGGTTTATGAGTTGGGTTGTACCAAAACATCCTCACTTTATTAATCAACCGGACAATGTTAAAGTTTTATGGGCATATGCATTAAATTTAGATGTAAAAGGAGATTATGTAGATAAGACAATGTCAGAAGCTACTGGGCGTGAGATGTTTGAAGAATTATTGTATCACATGGGTCTAGAAGATAAAATTCCAGAAATTCTTTCTCACACAGTAAATGTAATACCAAGTATGATGCCTTATATAACATCACAATTTATGCCACGTGTTAAAGGTGATAGACCGGATGTAATACCAAAAGGAAGTGTTAATTTCGGATTTCTTGGTCAATATGCTGAAGTACCTAATGATTGTGTATTTACAGTAGAATATTCAATAAGAACTGCAATGATGGCTGTATATGGTTTAATGAATCTTGGAAAAGAAGTAGATCCAGTATTCCCTAGTCAATATGATATAAGAGTTTTAACAAATGCTGCTAAGACTTGTTTAGGATTAGATAATGAACCATTAAAAGATATACCTATTGGAAAAATATTAGAGAAAACTGAATTATTTAAACTATTATAATTCTCTCTTACAGGGAACTAATGAAAGTTGCACTTTCATATAACTTGATATATTTGTATGGAATGAATATATAGTTAAAGGTCATATTAGCATCTGTTCTAGTTAAGTAGTGGTAAAGGATTTCATATTTTTTATTTATCACCCTTATTCATACTGACCATCCACAGGACTACAATGTTTTCACTATAGGGGCAAATTAACATTAATTGTGAATTACATCGATAAACAAAATATAAATTTGTCTATAAATATATAGACAAATTACAATGATTGTCATACAATATAAGTATATTGATGATAGGGGTGATATTG belongs to Clostridium bornimense and includes:
- the dapB gene encoding 4-hydroxy-tetrahydrodipicolinate reductase, with translation MTRIAVVGGTGKLGRMIINTILENDDVKLTYVIGRKDSEYIGKDISSLISTSFKDIPIIDEILEAKNCDVFIDCTNAKNFMSNNFDKYMKMRKPLVISTTGFNIEDIKKIEDLANTIPVFKTGNFSIEFHNFIETIKFIGKKISKDTDISIIEYHHNQKKDAPSGTAEMIQDALIKANTKLTKEDIPIFSIRGGNIVGEHKVVFSNSNDEVIELKHQISSRKAFASGAVSIAKWIKKQPVGLYDMDDYCK
- a CDS encoding LysR family transcriptional regulator yields the protein MDLRQLNTFLTISKLQNFTAAANELGYAQSTITTQIKLLEEELGVRLFERMGKSISLTYEGTKLIPYAKQMLKLDNEIRTAVFNEEKPSGTLVIGAAESLCVLRLPKILKEYKNLYPEVDISLTFGNCSTFRDMLKNNLIDIAFSLGRKIDSEDFIADTEIEEEMLLLSNTSNPLVHKDTIYPIDLKDQFFILTDKGCSYRAALENILKENNIKPKIALETSSVQAIKQFTISGLGITMLPKVAVKEELESGKLVKLNYCGPNLNIVSQVLYHKDKWISPAMKEFMILSKKYLGQ
- the asd gene encoding aspartate-semialdehyde dehydrogenase, producing the protein MERKLQVGIIGATGMIGQKFITLLKDHPWFEVKLVAASKKSAGVTYEEAVKGRWKMKEDIPASVRKLIVKDGESVEEICMEVDFVFCAISLNKEETKLLEEAYAKHETPVISNNSANRYVEDVPMLIPEINYNHIDIINEQRKRLRTKRGFIAVKPNCSIQSYVPAITPLLNQGVESILACTYQAISGAGKKLSDYPQLIDNVIPYISGEEEKSEKEPLKIWGSIKNNKIVNASNPIITTQCVRVPVEDGHLAAVYFNLKNKISKEDILRAWEEYKIPDVVASLPSTPRKFLRYLKEEDRPQTRLDRDYENGMGITIGRLRDDSLFDYKFISVSHNTVRGAAGGGILSAELLYKTGYINKK
- a CDS encoding right-handed parallel beta-helix repeat-containing protein; the protein is MNKNKIASIFIATSIFTTTVLGGSQAFAASNLFSDNFEKGTSKWTTTKGKWTTSSYNGSKVYKQSDKTVNAISKAGEASWTNYSVESEITVDSFNSGNRVMLCGRFTDINNHYAVAIKSDRLELRKRVNGVTTTLKTVSMKFETKKTYKIKLELNGKTIKAYVNGSVKATATDSAISKGAISVFTAKTAAKYDNVVVKSIDGSTSTDSSNDTTSNGSNSSDSTSNGSSNSSTSTGQYGNGTGATANGTTITVTSSGTTLEKAISQAKSGDTILIKGTVKSGSVKLKGDNITIKGESGAKIDFSSTSSGGRGITITGKNNTIQDLEIYNAKDNAIYVDGGSYNRFENLDIHDNADTGLQISNGGANNYMYNCYSHHNYDSKGENPDGFAVKLHSGEGNVFEKCKAEYNVDDGWDFYAAHGAVTLVDCEANYNGEVNGVTGDGNGFKLGGVDNKESGKAAHLDPLNHLLINCSAKGNKKNGFDRNNQSGVVTMKNCVADGNEGKNYNWPLKGKPSALGYEVTFGKAIIEDCTSKNGSNNIKGATLKGNCIGF
- a CDS encoding YoaK family protein, encoding MLKRKELSENMPADEAIEIGILLALVGGFLDAYTYILHGGVFANAQTGNLVLVAMNIAEKNFFKSLYCLFPILAFFSGILITEYIKNHSTLYEEIEWTHIVIIIEIITLSIVAFLPLILPNGLINIIISFVCSLQVNSFRKTQGMPYATTMCTGNLRSAGEHFHSYIHTKDKEFIKKSILYFIIIISFCLGAVLSTILIPVFKEKSIFSCCIILLIVLIIMLTRKTSQQ
- a CDS encoding gamma-glutamyl-gamma-aminobutyrate hydrolase family protein; this translates as MKVKIGVTPLFKADKRIWWMVPGYMEAILKVGGIPVMIPLTDDKEILDEIFNDVDGFLFTGGQDINPQLYNEEKKEKCGYQCDTRDNQECYLMRKALELDKPLLGICRGVQLLNVVTGGTLYQDIDTELNRGIKLVHKQQYPYNKGTHEVNIQKDTILYDALGEEKLIVNSLHHQGIKTISNDVVVNAIVTDGLIEGIEIPKAKFAMAVQWHPEFMFSEDEFQEKIFSMLIKACAS
- a CDS encoding MFS transporter; translation: MNNKLKRNVNIDYIYCFIKNFDISSAIWVLYMVHKGLPLWQIGIVEGIFHIASFLFEVPSGALADLFGRKNVIIVGRLCSAISAVINLVSNNILGFSIGFTISALSYNLNSGSEEALVYDSLKKIGEEKSYLKVNSRLNLIIEISQGLATFIGGILAEYSYVYCYITVIIISLLSMIPAMLFKEVPMDREDNNDKVSIKKHFKVCYDIIKDNKEILKNLIYFPVIFTFDTIVFFYGQQYFSELGLNKIEISIVMLFSGIFSCVGSITCEKVIAVFKENTKYAISILMGVSIVMISSKNIVISIIFFAIMNYANSVLYPIQSASLNKLIPSEQRATIISIDSMIFSFTMVCLFPVCGLLGDVFNLHITFFILGIIQVILIVLLINRKNK
- a CDS encoding TetR/AcrR family transcriptional regulator C-terminal domain-containing protein, with amino-acid sequence MSNSYITEKALADSLKKLMLFRSIKKITVKEVTDQCNMNRRTFYNHFNDTYELLGWLYEHEVIEELEQYYNLEGWKTAVRRVLSYTLDNKIICLNTFNSLGREHLEKFLYDIFCNAFRGVIEDLTKEMNIEKEVKEEVARFFTIAIVGEFIIWLRKGLKEDPESILDRIDRMMNGTLYCILSKNNKNL